Proteins encoded within one genomic window of Arachis ipaensis cultivar K30076 chromosome B08, Araip1.1, whole genome shotgun sequence:
- the LOC107613767 gene encoding ras-related protein RHN1-like isoform X2, translated as MMVSSSRNSIFCSCDRNHGGFDYSIKIVTQQDGKIRYIRKSRYFDNFIRQINDGKNYLGKKEVLLGDMGVGKTSLVLRFVKGQFSEYQESTIGAAFFTQVLSLNEATIKFDIWDTAGQERYHSLAPMYYRSAAAVIVVYDIISMESFARAKKWVQKMQRHANPSLIMFLVANKANLGAERKVTNEEGEEYAKENELSFLETSAKTAQNVNELFYEIEKGLAKANPSHQTGIKLHIIPQETRRRSLFCCV; from the exons ATGATGGTGAGCTCATCAAGAAATTCCAT CTTCTGCTCTTGTGATCGAAACCATGGAGGCTTTGACTATAGCATTAAAATTGTAACTCAACAAG ATGGAAAAATTAGATATATACGCAAGTCCAGATATTTTGATAATTTCATTAGACAAATTAATGACGGTAAAAACTACCTGGGGAAAAAAGAG GTACTTCTTGGGGACATGGGAGTAGGGAAGACAAGTTTGGTTCTTAGATTTGTGAAAGGCCAATTTTCTGAGTACCAA GAATCAACAATTGGGGCAGCATTCTTCACTCAGGTTTTGTCTTTGAACGAAGCCACTATCAAATTTGATATATGGGACACAGCAGGGCAGGAACGTTACCATAGTTTAGCCCCTATGTACTATCGTAGTGCTGCTGCTGTCATTGTTGTCTATGACATTATAAGCATG GAATCTTTTGCGCGAGCAAAGAAGTGGGTTCAAAAAATGCAACGACATG CAAATCCGAGTTTGATAATGTTTTTGGTGGCTAACAAGGCTAATTTGGGAGCGGAGAGAAAGGTTACAAATGAG GAGGGTGAAGAATATGCGAAAGAAAATGAATTATCTTTTCTTGAAACTTCAGCAAAAACTGCACAGAATGTGAATGAGCTCTTCTATGAAATAG AAAAGGGATTGGCAAAAGCAAACCCTTCACACCAAACCGGAATCAAGCTGCATATCATACCTCAAGAAACCAGAAGAAGAAGCTTGTTTTGCTGTGTTTAG
- the LOC107613767 gene encoding ras-related protein RHN1-like isoform X1 codes for MMVSSSRNSIFCSCDRNHGGFDYSIKIVTQQDGKIRYIRKSRYFDNFIRQINDGKNYLGKKEVLLGDMGVGKTSLVLRFVKGQFSEMQESTIGAAFFTQVLSLNEATIKFDIWDTAGQERYHSLAPMYYRSAAAVIVVYDIISMESFARAKKWVQKMQRHANPSLIMFLVANKANLGAERKVTNEEGEEYAKENELSFLETSAKTAQNVNELFYEIEKGLAKANPSHQTGIKLHIIPQETRRRSLFCCV; via the exons ATGATGGTGAGCTCATCAAGAAATTCCAT CTTCTGCTCTTGTGATCGAAACCATGGAGGCTTTGACTATAGCATTAAAATTGTAACTCAACAAG ATGGAAAAATTAGATATATACGCAAGTCCAGATATTTTGATAATTTCATTAGACAAATTAATGACGGTAAAAACTACCTGGGGAAAAAAGAG GTACTTCTTGGGGACATGGGAGTAGGGAAGACAAGTTTGGTTCTTAGATTTGTGAAAGGCCAATTTTCTGA GATGCAGGAATCAACAATTGGGGCAGCATTCTTCACTCAGGTTTTGTCTTTGAACGAAGCCACTATCAAATTTGATATATGGGACACAGCAGGGCAGGAACGTTACCATAGTTTAGCCCCTATGTACTATCGTAGTGCTGCTGCTGTCATTGTTGTCTATGACATTATAAGCATG GAATCTTTTGCGCGAGCAAAGAAGTGGGTTCAAAAAATGCAACGACATG CAAATCCGAGTTTGATAATGTTTTTGGTGGCTAACAAGGCTAATTTGGGAGCGGAGAGAAAGGTTACAAATGAG GAGGGTGAAGAATATGCGAAAGAAAATGAATTATCTTTTCTTGAAACTTCAGCAAAAACTGCACAGAATGTGAATGAGCTCTTCTATGAAATAG AAAAGGGATTGGCAAAAGCAAACCCTTCACACCAAACCGGAATCAAGCTGCATATCATACCTCAAGAAACCAGAAGAAGAAGCTTGTTTTGCTGTGTTTAG
- the LOC107613767 gene encoding ras-related protein RHN1-like isoform X3: protein MMVSSSRNSIFCSCDRNHGGFDYSIKIVTQQDGKIRYIRKSRYFDNFIRQINDGKNYLGKKEESTIGAAFFTQVLSLNEATIKFDIWDTAGQERYHSLAPMYYRSAAAVIVVYDIISMESFARAKKWVQKMQRHANPSLIMFLVANKANLGAERKVTNEEGEEYAKENELSFLETSAKTAQNVNELFYEIEKGLAKANPSHQTGIKLHIIPQETRRRSLFCCV from the exons ATGATGGTGAGCTCATCAAGAAATTCCAT CTTCTGCTCTTGTGATCGAAACCATGGAGGCTTTGACTATAGCATTAAAATTGTAACTCAACAAG ATGGAAAAATTAGATATATACGCAAGTCCAGATATTTTGATAATTTCATTAGACAAATTAATGACGGTAAAAACTACCTGGGGAAAAAAGAG GAATCAACAATTGGGGCAGCATTCTTCACTCAGGTTTTGTCTTTGAACGAAGCCACTATCAAATTTGATATATGGGACACAGCAGGGCAGGAACGTTACCATAGTTTAGCCCCTATGTACTATCGTAGTGCTGCTGCTGTCATTGTTGTCTATGACATTATAAGCATG GAATCTTTTGCGCGAGCAAAGAAGTGGGTTCAAAAAATGCAACGACATG CAAATCCGAGTTTGATAATGTTTTTGGTGGCTAACAAGGCTAATTTGGGAGCGGAGAGAAAGGTTACAAATGAG GAGGGTGAAGAATATGCGAAAGAAAATGAATTATCTTTTCTTGAAACTTCAGCAAAAACTGCACAGAATGTGAATGAGCTCTTCTATGAAATAG AAAAGGGATTGGCAAAAGCAAACCCTTCACACCAAACCGGAATCAAGCTGCATATCATACCTCAAGAAACCAGAAGAAGAAGCTTGTTTTGCTGTGTTTAG